Part of the Caldanaerobius fijiensis DSM 17918 genome is shown below.
GGAACTTATACCGAAATATTTTATATACCCCTGTGGCTTGTTTTAGGTTCTCTTGCCTTCTCAATACTTGTGACGGTCATAGCAGGACTTTACCCTGCGACCCGTGCAGCCAAACTTGACCCGATAGAGGCACTTAGATATGAATAAATGACGAAAATCTAACAAAATGGAAAACTGTCGTGATTTTTGATAAAATTGTATATGAAAGAAATTAATTAATAGGAGAAGGAGATAATATGAGCGGTGTTATTGAAGAACTTCTCTCGGATATACCTATACCAAAGATGGTAAAAATCCGCCAAATTTTTGAACAGCCGAGAATAGATGATGTGGAAAAAGCATGTGTGGAAAAGTTACAGAATTCGGGTCTCATAGAAAGGATAAAGCCAGGGCAATCGGTAGCTGTTGCTGTAGGCAGCAGGGGTATAAAAAATATCGCACTTATTGTAAGAACCGTTATCAACGAAATTAAGAAAAAAGGTGCTTCACCTTTTATAGTACCTGCTATGGGTAGCCATGGTGGGGCCACTGCTGAAGGTCAGAGGGCTGTGCTTGAAGGTCTGGGAGTAACTGAAGAATACGTGGGAGCTCCTATAAAATCGTCAATGGAGGTGGTGCAACTAGGGAAAACCGATGACGGTTTGCCCGTATATTTTGATAAAATTGCGTCATCAGCCGATGCTATAGTCATCATAAACAGGATAAAACCGCATACTGCCTTTAGAGGTCGTATAGAATCAGGGCTTATGAAGATGATAACTATCGGACTAGGCAAGCAAAAAGGTGCTGAAATATGCCATGCCATGGGTTTTGGTTATATGGCTAAAAACGTACCTCAAATAGCCAGATTTGCATTAAAGAAAATGCCTATAGTCTTCGGAGTAGGCATAGTAGAAAATGCTTATGATGAAACCGCCAGAATAGAAGTACTACATCCCGAAGAAATGGAGGATAAAGAAGCGGAGCTTTTAATGTGGGCGAAACAGCATATGGGAAAGATACTTTTAGATAAATTTGATATACTTGTTATAGATGAAATAGGAAAGGATATAAGCGGGGACGGCATGGACCCAAATGTAACTGGGAGGTACCCTACCCCCTATGCTTCAGGAGGACCTGATGTACAAAGGATAGTTGTGCTCAGCCTTACGGAAAAATCTCACGGGAATGCTAATGGTGTAGGTACCGCTGATTTTACCACCCGTCGATTGTTTGA
Proteins encoded:
- a CDS encoding nickel pincer cofactor-dependent isomerase, group 22 — encoded protein: MSGVIEELLSDIPIPKMVKIRQIFEQPRIDDVEKACVEKLQNSGLIERIKPGQSVAVAVGSRGIKNIALIVRTVINEIKKKGASPFIVPAMGSHGGATAEGQRAVLEGLGVTEEYVGAPIKSSMEVVQLGKTDDGLPVYFDKIASSADAIVIINRIKPHTAFRGRIESGLMKMITIGLGKQKGAEICHAMGFGYMAKNVPQIARFALKKMPIVFGVGIVENAYDETARIEVLHPEEMEDKEAELLMWAKQHMGKILLDKFDILVIDEIGKDISGDGMDPNVTGRYPTPYASGGPDVQRIVVLSLTEKSHGNANGVGTADFTTRRLFEKMRFDQTYPNALTSTVVGPVKVPMVLDTDKLAIQAAIKTLNSVAEYGPTIVRIKNTLSLEEIMISENLIPMVQGRKDIKILTEPFDLRFDDKGTIEPFL